From Variimorphobacter saccharofermentans, one genomic window encodes:
- a CDS encoding response regulator transcription factor, whose amino-acid sequence MYRLMIIDDEPVVREGIKQLISWEKYNFEICAEGIDGKDGLRKVLEFSPDLVLVDVKMPGMSGIELIRDAKKEGFEGKFIILTGYSDFEFARSAVSLGVRAYLLKPIDEEELMENIQEVREELDAKKNLDDYYTLSELMARREVLNRLLMHAEDKETLRKEIKLYGMDFNYHSFCIAILNRKEFYIDANDPLVTKEMEGMIGKNLMNVDKITIDDKLILICKGSSYQNILKTLIRNNDRIKQRYGEGYFIAIGHDVANWEDICFSYECARLLLEYEFLYKELDAVSIDILNQINPKKGDKFYDKLCDMIEIGDTEAIEEIIQNLKNTYKNELMKESEIKILVIHNLVLLHSVIDHKYESKKDSFPNLDQLLVGIKEADNLDHLMEMVLNYCIETTKCIGVSTSDAVVKRMLAYMEKNYNQDLKLENIAKMLNYNSAYLGKIFKKETGESFNNVYNKIRIQNAKRLLLETDLKIYQVSQQVGYSNIDYFYSKFKKYVGISPKEFKHKD is encoded by the coding sequence ATGTATCGATTAATGATAATTGATGATGAACCGGTGGTTAGAGAGGGAATTAAACAACTAATTTCGTGGGAAAAATATAATTTCGAGATATGCGCCGAAGGAATAGATGGAAAAGATGGTCTGCGAAAGGTTCTGGAATTTTCGCCGGATTTAGTCCTGGTTGATGTAAAAATGCCAGGAATGAGTGGAATTGAGTTGATAAGAGATGCGAAAAAAGAAGGATTTGAAGGAAAATTTATCATATTAACAGGATATTCCGATTTCGAGTTTGCACGATCTGCTGTTTCACTTGGGGTACGTGCCTACTTATTAAAACCCATTGATGAGGAAGAACTTATGGAGAACATCCAGGAGGTTCGGGAGGAATTAGATGCGAAGAAAAACCTGGATGACTATTATACTTTAAGTGAGCTAATGGCAAGAAGGGAGGTACTTAACCGGCTTCTTATGCATGCAGAGGATAAGGAGACACTTAGGAAAGAGATTAAGCTATACGGTATGGATTTTAATTATCACTCCTTCTGCATTGCAATTCTTAATCGAAAGGAATTCTATATCGATGCCAATGATCCATTAGTAACTAAGGAAATGGAAGGTATGATCGGGAAGAACCTGATGAATGTTGATAAGATTACCATAGATGATAAGCTGATATTAATCTGTAAGGGAAGCTCCTATCAGAACATCTTGAAAACTCTAATAAGAAATAATGATAGAATTAAACAAAGGTATGGAGAGGGGTATTTTATCGCTATTGGTCATGATGTTGCAAATTGGGAGGATATCTGCTTTTCCTATGAGTGTGCGAGGTTATTATTAGAATACGAATTTCTTTATAAAGAATTGGATGCGGTGAGTATTGATATCCTTAATCAGATTAATCCGAAAAAAGGAGATAAGTTTTATGACAAGCTTTGCGATATGATAGAAATTGGAGATACGGAAGCGATAGAAGAGATCATTCAGAATTTAAAAAACACATATAAAAATGAACTGATGAAGGAATCAGAAATAAAGATTTTGGTCATTCATAATCTAGTACTGCTTCATAGTGTAATTGACCATAAATATGAAAGCAAAAAGGATAGCTTTCCAAATTTAGATCAATTACTTGTAGGTATTAAAGAGGCAGATAATCTGGATCACTTAATGGAAATGGTTTTGAATTATTGCATTGAAACCACAAAATGCATCGGAGTATCTACATCGGATGCTGTTGTAAAACGTATGTTAGCCTACATGGAGAAAAACTATAATCAGGATTTAAAGCTGGAAAACATAGCTAAAATGTTAAACTATAACAGTGCATATCTTGGAAAAATATTTAAGAAAGAAACTGGAGAGAGCTTCAATAATGTATATAATAAAATCCGAATTCAGAATGCAAAAAGACTATTACTTGAGACGGATCTAAAGATATATCAGGTATCTCAGCAGGTGGGATATAGTAATATTGATTATTTTTACTCGAAATTTAAG
- a CDS encoding sensor histidine kinase, with amino-acid sequence MGQLKDLIYKVRRTRLIKNIFIIYIICEIIPLVFLLFLMRNDSRTQMITAACIIIICVITSVILLGICTERFIKRLDEFKNQLHRAAAGDFQIYASHEDKDEISELYHDLHIMIDSIQQLTATVYEEQVQKEKLNSRQKDVEFKMLASQINPHFLYNTLETIRMKARCNGELEIEELVKMLAKIMRRNISVGDKLVTLKSELELVEYYLKIQQYRFGGRVSYQILEKCETEYLKIMPLIIQPVVENAFVHGLETKEGEGQIRIIVEKKDSLIIEIIDDGIGIPRDKLEEINENLNDFRKLTRSNIGLSNVNQRIKLLYGEEYGLYIESEENIGTKVIIKIPEDIRL; translated from the coding sequence ATGGGACAATTAAAGGATTTGATTTATAAAGTAAGAAGAACCAGACTGATTAAAAACATATTTATAATCTATATCATTTGCGAAATTATACCATTAGTATTTCTCCTTTTCTTAATGAGAAATGACTCAAGAACACAAATGATTACTGCAGCTTGTATCATTATAATATGTGTTATCACCTCAGTGATCTTATTGGGAATATGTACCGAAAGATTTATAAAGAGATTGGATGAATTTAAGAATCAACTCCACAGGGCAGCTGCAGGGGATTTTCAAATATATGCCAGTCATGAGGACAAGGATGAAATCAGTGAGTTATATCATGATCTCCATATTATGATTGATAGTATTCAGCAACTGACTGCTACCGTTTATGAGGAACAGGTACAGAAGGAAAAGCTAAATAGCCGCCAGAAGGATGTTGAATTTAAGATGCTGGCTAGCCAGATCAATCCGCATTTCTTATATAATACCCTGGAAACAATTCGTATGAAAGCCCGTTGTAATGGTGAGTTAGAGATTGAAGAGCTTGTTAAGATGCTTGCGAAGATCATGCGTCGAAATATTTCAGTGGGAGACAAGCTGGTGACACTGAAGTCGGAATTGGAGCTGGTGGAATATTATTTAAAAATTCAGCAATACCGATTTGGTGGTAGAGTTAGTTATCAAATCTTAGAAAAGTGCGAAACGGAATATCTAAAAATCATGCCCTTAATCATACAGCCCGTAGTGGAGAATGCTTTTGTTCACGGCCTTGAAACTAAGGAGGGAGAAGGGCAAATACGGATTATCGTTGAAAAGAAAGATAGTCTGATAATCGAGATCATTGATGATGGTATAGGAATTCCCAGGGATAAACTTGAGGAAATCAATGAAAACCTCAATGATTTTCGAAAACTGACTCGTAGTAATATCGGACTTAGTAATGTAAATCAGAGAATTAAGCTATTGTACGGTGAAGAGTATGGACTGTATATTGAGAGCGAGGAAAACATAGGAACTAAGGTTATTATTAAGATTCCTGAAGATATCAGACTGTAA